Proteins from a single region of Dyadobacter fanqingshengii:
- a CDS encoding TVP38/TMEM64 family protein, translated as METSSPKKLSLPVVVSILLTVVPLVTTSIVTAWAVGHESQLRSWPFEWWVVATLILTLASSVALTPPTFLALVYGYFLGWTALPLLFGLNLGAIAIIYVSANFLHASSIRGYLIQVYPQVNTLLRRFYQNELRLIFFAKLSPVLPFAITNLFFAMAGARFKQVLAGGTLGMIPRTVLAVWAGREARDIRYLLEHPNEGLATKIILILLIIVSTIGIGYFFKDKKIVE; from the coding sequence CCGCTTGTTACGACTTCCATCGTTACTGCGTGGGCAGTTGGTCACGAAAGCCAGTTACGCAGCTGGCCTTTTGAATGGTGGGTTGTGGCTACGCTGATATTAACATTGGCCTCATCTGTTGCCCTAACACCCCCCACATTTCTTGCATTGGTTTACGGATATTTTCTGGGCTGGACCGCATTGCCATTGCTTTTTGGACTGAATTTGGGGGCCATTGCCATCATTTACGTTTCAGCCAATTTTTTGCACGCATCTTCTATTCGCGGCTATCTGATCCAGGTTTACCCGCAGGTGAACACTTTGTTGCGCAGATTTTACCAAAATGAATTAAGGCTGATATTTTTTGCCAAACTCTCACCCGTTTTGCCGTTCGCCATCACCAATCTTTTTTTCGCGATGGCTGGTGCTCGGTTCAAACAAGTGCTGGCTGGCGGAACATTAGGAATGATTCCCCGGACGGTTTTGGCCGTTTGGGCAGGTCGTGAAGCCCGCGACATTCGTTATTTGTTGGAACACCCCAATGAAGGTTTGGCGACTAAAATCATCTTGATCCTGCTCATTATCGTCTCAACGATCGGCATCGGCTATTTCTTCAAGGACAAAAAGATAGTAGAATAA
- a CDS encoding sodium:solute symporter, translating to MKSLPFIDLVIVIAYLVGMVGVGIYFSRNNTSADQFTKASGKIPGWAIGISIYATFLSSNTFLGVPGKAYGSNWNSFVFSLSMPFAAWVATKFFIPFYRNTGAVSAYTHLEERFGPWARTYAVVCFLLTQLARMGSIFFGIALSLQALTGYPMSTIMIVVGICIVLYTVMGGMEAVIWTEVVQGVIKTVGAFVILYLVVSGMEGGLPKIMEIGKANDKFSLGSFAPDFTQASFWVVLLYGFFMNLNNFGMDQNYVQRYHTTSSIKEAASSVWLCVYLYLPVSLIFFLLGSCLYAYYQSNPELLNIVRMQVATERLPNGSSQAIAQLASTLTPADYGDKVMPHFMVTKVPVGLLGLIIAAIMSAAMSTISSGMNASATVFSVDIYQKYIKSNLSQKESLRLLYIATTVFGLLGMITGIAMIGVKSVLDVWWMLSGIFAGGMLGLFLLGIVSRSTKNTEALTATLIGIVVIIWMTFSSQLPDKYEYLRNPLHQNMIMVVGTLTIFLTGMLLTKLKGKTQPEEEVLANKH from the coding sequence ATGAAATCCTTACCATTCATCGATCTGGTTATTGTTATTGCCTATCTGGTCGGGATGGTTGGTGTTGGCATTTATTTTTCAAGAAATAACACCAGTGCGGATCAGTTTACGAAGGCTTCGGGAAAAATTCCGGGCTGGGCGATCGGGATTTCCATTTATGCCACTTTTTTAAGCAGTAACACATTCCTGGGCGTTCCCGGAAAGGCTTATGGAAGCAATTGGAATTCATTCGTTTTCAGCTTGTCCATGCCATTTGCGGCTTGGGTCGCGACCAAGTTTTTTATTCCTTTTTATCGAAACACAGGTGCGGTTTCTGCTTACACGCATTTGGAAGAGCGTTTTGGGCCATGGGCACGAACTTATGCCGTCGTTTGCTTTCTGCTTACACAATTGGCCCGAATGGGTTCCATCTTTTTTGGGATCGCATTAAGTCTCCAAGCACTTACAGGTTACCCTATGTCGACGATCATGATCGTTGTCGGCATTTGCATTGTGCTTTATACGGTGATGGGCGGAATGGAGGCGGTTATCTGGACGGAGGTTGTGCAGGGGGTGATCAAAACAGTTGGCGCATTCGTCATTCTTTATCTGGTGGTTTCCGGGATGGAAGGCGGATTACCAAAAATCATGGAAATCGGTAAGGCAAATGATAAATTCAGCTTGGGCAGTTTCGCTCCCGATTTTACGCAAGCGTCGTTTTGGGTGGTGTTGCTATACGGATTTTTTATGAACCTGAACAATTTTGGCATGGACCAGAATTACGTTCAGCGATATCATACAACCTCGTCGATCAAAGAGGCAGCCAGCTCTGTTTGGCTCTGCGTTTATCTTTATTTGCCTGTTTCGCTGATATTCTTTTTACTCGGTTCCTGTCTTTACGCTTATTATCAAAGCAATCCCGAGCTGCTTAACATTGTAAGGATGCAGGTGGCAACGGAAAGATTGCCAAACGGCTCATCCCAGGCTATTGCCCAATTGGCTTCCACATTGACGCCAGCCGATTATGGAGATAAAGTGATGCCGCATTTTATGGTTACAAAAGTCCCCGTGGGGTTGCTTGGGCTCATTATTGCTGCGATTATGTCTGCCGCAATGAGTACGATCAGTTCTGGGATGAATGCTTCGGCAACGGTTTTCTCTGTGGATATTTATCAAAAATATATCAAATCAAATCTTTCACAGAAGGAGTCATTAAGGCTGCTATACATTGCTACGACGGTTTTCGGACTGCTGGGAATGATCACAGGAATCGCCATGATCGGGGTGAAAAGTGTGCTGGATGTGTGGTGGATGCTTTCGGGGATTTTCGCGGGCGGAATGCTGGGGTTATTTTTGCTGGGCATTGTTTCAAGGTCAACTAAAAATACCGAAGCGCTTACTGCCACATTGATCGGGATTGTGGTCATTATCTGGATGACCTTTTCTTCGCAACTCCCGGACAAATACGAATATCTGCGCAATCCGCTACACCAGAACATGATCATGGTCGTAGGCACGCTTACGATTTTTTTGACGGGAATGCTCTTGACGAAGTTAAAAGGCAAAACGCAGCCGGAAGAAGAAGTTTTGGCAAACAAACACTAA